The DNA segment CTAAAATAGAGGGACAAATATGTGAGGACCAGCACAGTATCGATCAAAACTTGACACACCTTTACATGAGCAGCATCCTCCTCTATACATGAGCTATCTTTATAAAGAGCACTATGAGAGTTTTTGGGAACAGTATCTTGATGTTTATAGTTGCATTGAGAAATTTACCGTCTAGAAAGAATactcatccctctctctctctctctcagtcagAAAAACCTATGATGCTGAAAAGAATTATGGAGAACATTCCAATATTCACAGAGGTATACAAAGATACAAAATTTACCTATGCAAGGATGGATGTTGTCAACCTACCTAAAAGTCAAATAACAATAGACACctgaatcaagaaaaagagaagatttagtcatacaagaaaaagaatatacaATTGCTTTATATACAACCGTTAAATTGGCACAGCCCAGGCACTActtgcaatctctctctctctctctctctctctctctctctgagatcTCTCTCAAGTAATTTCTAATATGCCTGATGTCATCAGTCACTAATTTGATTAGTTAGGTGAAGCACATTAACAGTCTTTCTCATAGACTGTTTACTGAACATCTGCGTACCATCACCTAGATTAGCTTGTATACCTCCATGAGTTTACAAGTGTACTTCACAAGTTTGCTGGAGTTTAATAGGTGGCACACTTGATCAATTGCAATGTTTGAATAAATATGAAACTTTCATCCCCTTTGAAATTAACAAcctatatacatacatatttcaATTCTGAAAACTAACCATATTTACGAATAAAAGATGCAACTCCTAAAATTTATCTAGATATCTAGATATGGACAGACTCTATTTTTTAGAACttggaaataatttttcttttttttcagatGGGTGGCACATCTAAAAAAATCAACTTGGAAATGATTCTTTTGGTTTAGAGATGGAGGGATGTTTGTAGATCCTACATATGATATTTCCTGTACCAAAAGGAGGGGGACCAATGAGCAGATATTAGGTGGAACTATGCTGGGGCAAAAGTGTTATTCATTCGATGAGATTTATTCCCCGCAGCTACTTTTCCTTGAAATAGGAACTTGTCTCTCTACGGCAGCCACATTCAGTAAACAATTACATACATAGACATACAAGCCACGATGCAAGAAAAAAACGACGTACAGAAGAAGAGATACATATTGAGTCATAGCACTCAATTTTTTGTTGCTAAATTTTCAATAATGTATACTAAGAATAAAAATTGTAACTCAAGGTGGCCATCAAAGTGAAGCAATTGGCAAATTAATCCATTCCATGTGCAGAACAATGTTCGTTAAGAACCATCGTTATATTGCCACATCCTAGAGAAAGCACGTTAGACAAAAGCTTATGCAAATGAAGAATGGCCTCCGGATATTCCAGCCTGGTGGATAACAACCTCGTGAACAAGAGAACAAAGGAGGATGATCACAAGCGATGACTCTTTCTAGTTGAACCTGAACCACAACAGCAAACGGTGGAAGAGAAGAAAGTCGAGCGGAGATGATGAAGTCCCTTGATTCCTCTCTTTCTGCTGATCGATCTCTTTCCTCTTTATCTTCTCCCTTTCTCAATCGAATGCCTATTAGCTAGCCCCAGGAACTTTGAGTTTCAATCTCCTCTAGTCGAGATTCACTCAATCGGAGTGCTTCTCCACTTTCTTTGATGAAGCCGTGAAAATCAGAATCAAGACTCCATTCTCTTGATGCATCTGCGAGAGAAACGGAGCCCGAACAAAGATACCTAGTTCGATCAAGCGAAAATTCTGGTTTGCGCGAGAAAAAGTAGAGGTTGAAAATAGGCAAATGGGCACGGGATTGAAACCAATTCGGGGCGAGCATATATGGGACTCATCAGGTACTGTTTGTGCCCTAAGATATTGTAGtgaatgttcttacattttgaaaatttggattaagattcaaatatgaatataaaaattagattcagattataaaattggattttagattcacATTCGtttatgacttttctttattcatatttgaatgtgTGAATATTTGAAGATGCGAATATCGTTAAGGATATATACTGGTTTTTCCATTTAAATAATAATGTAAGAAATAACTGATTGAAGCATAGTCGGTGCTCCGTTAGGGGGAGTTTGATTTCATGGATATAATATGGATATTGTGATGGGTTATGTTTTTTGTTCATACGATAAAAGATCTATGGTAAATTCATATTTTATTAAACTAAGGATTTTAGGTCAGATCTGAGATGCACACTTAATATCCTTGTTTAACTTTTTTGGCATTGAGAAAatattggatttaagatccgaaAGGGGAGTTTGATTCCATGGATATAATATGGATAATATGATgtgttatgtttttttatcatatggtaaaattcatattttattaAACGAAGGATTTTAGGTCAGGTATAAGATAAGATGTACACTTAATATCTTTGTTTTACTTTGAGAAAATATTGGATTTAAGTTCCGGAGGGAGAGGGTTAGATTgtaaatccatggttttcaaatcATAACGATATCAAATCCAAGGCTTTTAAACGCCCCCTTACAGTTTTATTtcctcatttttcattaaatcCCTCCTGATCCACCCCCCTTCATTGCCTATTAACATCAGTGCTACTCATAAAAAAAAGTCTCACATAGAccactcactttttttttttttttggcagcatGGCAGAAAATATTGCTTGGCTTGATTGTCCAGTACCCATGCTAAAAGTTTGAGATGTATGcaatgggaaagaaaaaaaaatcagttttttttttttttttgaattatgaaAGTACCGATAAAAAAGTGTCGTAAAACTAAAAGGAAACCGCCCCATCATGTTCATGTATGGATTTCGATCCTTCGGACGTTGGATCGAGTATTCTGTGCCTTCAGTAACCCAATACCCGTTTGTGGATGTAATTGCCCCCTTCCTCCCGCCTCCTTTTTAGCGGTGCGGGGACCAACCGGCGAAATTAATTAGCGACATACATTGCCGTCAAAGGTACCTCCGAGCGCATCCTTTCTCAGTTCTTTCCTTGTCGTAATTCCCAACGACTAGCTTTTGGAGAAAGATATTAAGTGTTTAAAAAGTTTCCTGACCTCCACACCGAGAACCATTTTCTCATACATAAAgtttttcatccaaatttttaAACTAGACAGAAAagtctttctaaaaaaaaaagatttgctCAAACAGTAACCTTTCACGCATGGTCTGGGATAAGCGGGCTGGGCTGGCAGGCCTCCCctaggttttgaaaaatataattttacatattaacaattttcaaaaaagttagTTTCGCCTTGacaaacttcaaaaaaatgttAGCCTTAAAACTTCTGCCAAGTATGGATGGCCGGCCCCTATGAAACAAATTTTATTTACTGGGTGGGTcgattttttcatatatatatatatatatatatatatattttgaagcACCACTGCGTAcatattgaaatttaaaattttagacgtttttctttttagttcCATTTCTGAAaacttcttgtttttatttatgtatcAAAGGGAATTCCCATTGGCTCCCTGAATGTGCAGAGAGCCAAGAGAGAGAGGCTGCTGGAAGACTGAGGAAGCACTTTACAAGGCGATTTCATGGAGGCTCTCAGGACGGCTTCCTCCTGAAACCAgaaacacctctctctctctcccccgcCATtgtagagagggagagcagTAGAAGCGGGGATAGAATGGAGTCGATATCGGAGGAGGAGGCGGCAGGAATGATGATGGTGGAGCAGAGCGGGAAGGCAGGATGGGGGAAAGGTGGGAGCAGGGCGAGCGCCACAGAGAAGGAGAAGACGAAGCTACGGGAGAGGCAGCGACGCTCCATCACCACCAAGATTTTCAGCGGGCTAAGGAAGCACGGCGGCTACGACCTCCCCCCTCGTGCCGACATCAACGACGTCCTCCGCGCCCTCGCCGCCGAGGCTGGCTTTGTCGTCGAGCCGGACGGCACCACCTACCGAGCTCCCCAACGACAGCAGGTCAGTCGGCCCACACAACGCCCCCTTCCCCTGCTCCTCTCTCCTCGAtcgaaccaaaaaaaaaaaaaaacattaatatgaGGAACGCTtattattcttaattttttcacatttacttccaaaaatatcttcataaaattgaaatttgaattatacAACATTACGTATATTGCATATACATCCATAGTTGTTAACAGCTACAGTACCATAACAGCAAGATGCCTATCGTCTATTAacggtttttccttttctaagaAACCAACAATGAAAGTTGAAAATCATATAAATGTTTGTTAGGAAACGCTTTTCTCTATAAAAGCATCGGTTCATTGGATGGAGTTCTGAACGtggaatatttatttattttgttttcgaTGGATTTTTTACATAGTAATATTGCCCATATTCGACTTCCATAAAGATGAATACCCATTATAATATTCTTTGTTAACGCTGCATGTCAAGAAAATCGAGaggattttgtttgtttgcctTTGTATGGGAACAAATGGCATAGGGatgtgtcattttttaaaaaccaaGCTTCTTCTCTTCCACGTCAAAAAAGATGCCATAAAGGGGCAGAAATGACAATTTGTATGGTTTAAGAGGTCTCACCAGTACTTAAATTAGACTTGATAGTGTCCTATCGCCTTTTACTTAAAAAGACAAATTTGCCCATACCTCTTTTAGTCCCAGTGCTTGGGGGCTTTCTCCTATTGAGTCGTTGTCCTTGAGGAAATGCCACTGTCTGTCGCTTTCTTTTATGTTCAGTTGCTTCTTCTCGTTCGGTGTCTACCGTCCTAATAATTTATTAGgataaatttatttataagatttttttccttatcaagTTGATATctttgatttttatttgttgtcaattccaatttttttcttataaggGTATCTTTGATGGGCAAAATATTTTACTGCACCAAATTTAATCTGGAAACAATGTGTTTCACATGGTTGAATTGATCAGAGCGAGTTTCATTTCTCAAAAAGATATTTAACAAAATAGGATGCAAGTATTGAGCAAGGGATACAACTCTGGATAATATTTTTGCCTTATAAGTGCAAATTTTATTGATCGCAATAGAATACCTACGAATGCGATAATTAGTGAAGAATAAATGTAGAGAAGGCCGTAATTATAATTAATATCGCATTAGAGATTTGTGAACATGGAACTAAAAACCATGTTGTTATGGTGTTCATATTCTGTATTTGATGAAGTTAACTTACAAGATAGATAACTTGGTGTTTTTTGTCTTGTTGAATCGTTACCCAACAAGGCTACTGTTAATTTTTTGAGCACTAAATATGGGAGCGAAGcccttcttttgattttcttaattGTATCATACTTGTACGAAGCCCTTTGTGTTGAAAGTTTATGAATACTGTGGCTGAATTCGGTGTTGGGAAATGGAATTTCGAGCAGCCTTTTGTGTTGAAAGTTTATGAATACTGTGGCTGAATTCGGTGTTGGGAAATGAAATTTCGAGCAGGGATATAGATGCAGAACGCGGGGCGGTGATCAACGCTTCACGCTGCCTATGGAGAACCTATTTGATGCTGCAGCTACCTTAAGTGGGAGGCAGCAGGCAACATTTGGTTGTTCATTAATTAGCAGTTTCAGGGAGCACAGCAACATCTGCATCGCCACCATGGAAGCAAGAGGTCATGCAGGTGAGGGCTCGTCCACCACTGCATCTCCATGCCGCATGCCCATTCCAGTCactgcctcctcctcctcttcgcGCCCACAACCACAACTTCTTCGGCCGGTCTTCGGACTTTCCTCTCTGGCCAGCTTTGCATCCCCCACATCGAGCGAGGACGTCAGTGCAGCCACTTGCAGAAGCTTCACTACTCTGAACCATaatcaaatctctctctctctcagccagGATGAGTTCCCAGCCGGCCACGCGTCGGAACCAACTGCTGGGTTGCTGATGAATGGGTATGGACTAGGGGGGAACATCCCTACTTCCATCCTCATGCTCCATGATCATGGGCAACACCCGTTACTGTTTCAAGAGACGTGGGCATCGAATCGAAACACTCCAACTGGATCTCCACAAAGCCAAATATGAACTCAAAATTTTCGCCCTCCAATCCCTTTGATTTGGTGGCAAAGATCccagaaaatttcaaattttggacaTGCAAAGTTATACTGATCAAGGTAGTAATAGGGGCTAGAAATTGgtgccagttttttttttttttattctccaaGACTTCGAGTGCACCTCGTACTTTTGTGGCCTTTCCTTGTGCTTCTAATTTGTCTTCACATCTTTGGCCCATGGTGACAAGACGTTGTTTTGGTGTTATCTTGAAACTGGTGTCTAACTTTTATAATGCACAATAGGTAGAAAAAAAGGTGttgggttttttttgtttttttctacaaaatgtcattagtactcactacAAATGTCATTGTACAAAGAATCATAACTTGTACTTTTTGTACAAAGAATCATAACTTGTACTTTTTACATTCTTCTTCAAGAAGCTTGTCTGTATTGATGCAGTAAAGTAAAGCAAAGCATAGCAAGCACACTATGCTGGATCTGGTCTATTGGTCTTGGTGCATTTGATTGGCATGATCTGAACCCCACTCCATGAAAGGAGTGACTACATAGGACAAAATTTAAACCTCATTCATTTGTCCGAACCAAATTCTGAAGTCAAGTCATCCAAATGCAATAGCGATCATCGTGCGCACATGAAACTATTTGTAGGGTTGAAATCAGATGTAAAAGGTGTGGACAGGATGATACCAGAGCAAGTATAGTGTCTCGTATAGGATCGAACCAACATGAGGTTGTATTATGAAATTAGGAGATCGACATGATCTCCCAAATCATGTAGACTTGGTAACCACATCCAAGGGCTTGGATTATTTAAGTTGGAGTAAAAGTACTTCTTGCATAAATCTTGGAGTCTTAGTGATCTATATGCCAAAAAATGTCTCTTCAATCCTTGCATAAACTCGTACCTGGGAGTT comes from the Nymphaea colorata isolate Beijing-Zhang1983 chromosome 14, ASM883128v2, whole genome shotgun sequence genome and includes:
- the LOC116267695 gene encoding protein BZR1 homolog 2-like, which codes for MGTGLKPIRGEHIWDSSGNSHWLPECAESQEREAAGRLRKHFTRRFHGGSQDGFLLKPETPLSLSPAIVERESSRSGDRMESISEEEAAGMMMVEQSGKAGWGKGGSRASATEKEKTKLRERQRRSITTKIFSGLRKHGGYDLPPRADINDVLRALAAEAGFVVEPDGTTYRAPQRQQGYRCRTRGGDQRFTLPMENLFDAAATLSGRQQATFGCSLISSFREHSNICIATMEARGHAGEGSSTTASPCRMPIPVTASSSSSRPQPQLLRPVFGLSSLASFASPTSSEDVSAATCRSFTTLNHNQISLSLSQDEFPAGHASEPTAGLLMNGYGLGGNIPTSILMLHDHGQHPLLFQETWASNRNTPTGSPQSQI